TCGCTCTCGAGGAGTTACGCCATTTCGAACAGGTGTATGCAATCATTCAAGCACGTGGCCTGACGCTTACGCGTGACCGCGGCGACCCCTACGCGAAGGCACTGGTTAAAGCAGCCAGAGATCCCGATGCGGAGCGCCTCGTAGACCGCCTCTTGGTGGCCGGAATTATTGAAGCGCGGTCTCATGAACGACTCGCGTTACTCGGGGAAGGGCTTGAAGATCCGGAACTCAGCCATTTCTATACCTCACTCGCAACGGCAGAAGCTGGCCATGCCCGGCTTTTTGTGAGGCTTGCAGAGCGGTTTACCAACAAGGTGGACGTGGCAAAAAGGCTTGAAGAGCTTCTCGTGATTGAAGCTGACATTATGGCTTCGCTGCCCGTTGAAGCTCGGATTCATTAAGGCATCTGTTTAACGCGCGAACCTTCGTTTTGTT
The window above is part of the Deltaproteobacteria bacterium genome. Proteins encoded here:
- a CDS encoding tRNA-(ms[2]io[6]A)-hydroxylase, whose product is MNPLDLKVETSPQWLPLALENLDLILLDHANCEKKAAATALSLVSAYPQLPELVRPCTRLALEELRHFEQVYAIIQARGLTLTRDRGDPYAKALVKAARDPDAERLVDRLLVAGIIEARSHERLALLGEGLEDPELSHFYTSLATAEAGHARLFVRLAERFTNKVDVAKRLEELLVIEADIMASLPVEARIH